From one Fusobacterium simiae genomic stretch:
- a CDS encoding type II toxin-antitoxin system RelE family toxin, protein MTSYKVVRTNVFDENFKKLDNSIKILILKYLKKLETTANPKAYGKELSGNLAGLYRFRVSNYRIIASIEDEKLVICTLTVGHRSTIYKRFRIL, encoded by the coding sequence ATGACAAGTTATAAAGTTGTTAGAACTAATGTATTTGATGAAAATTTCAAAAAATTAGATAATTCTATAAAAATTTTAATTTTAAAATATCTTAAAAAATTAGAAACTACTGCTAATCCAAAAGCCTACGGTAAAGAATTAAGTGGAAATCTTGCTGGACTTTATAGATTTAGAGTTAGTAATTATAGAATAATAGCAAGTATAGAAGATGAAAAATTAGTTATATGTACTTTAACGGTAGGACATAGAAGTACAATATATAAAAGATTTAGAATTTTATAA
- a CDS encoding ABC transporter permease, which produces MKYILKWLIIMFLLSVIIFLIVRSIPVSPVDMLLQHYNLPLTEENRRLLTSYYKLDQSLFKQYIVWIKDFLKGNWGISFITKMPVKEEMLRRLPYSLIIGIGSLFLSIIFSFFLGYLAAIKEKGFFDKMTRVLSILTLSIPSFIIAIFIIYYFGVKTQLIKFFIGGKFYGILFSIIILILYQVGNLSRIVRDLFVEMKEETFVKFYLIRGFNINYILLRHCYKPALYSLFSASISKFSSVVGGSAVVEFSFAIPGISYFLISSIVNRDYNVIQAYIFLICIYMFFVHLIFDFLLSFLREKGNK; this is translated from the coding sequence GTGAAATATATTTTAAAATGGTTGATTATTATGTTTCTTTTAAGTGTAATAATATTTCTAATAGTTAGATCTATACCAGTTAGTCCAGTTGATATGTTATTACAACACTATAATCTTCCATTGACAGAAGAAAATAGAAGGTTATTAACTTCATATTACAAACTGGACCAAAGTCTTTTTAAACAGTATATAGTTTGGATAAAAGACTTTTTAAAAGGAAATTGGGGAATTTCTTTTATAACAAAAATGCCAGTTAAAGAAGAAATGTTAAGAAGATTACCTTATTCTTTAATTATTGGGATAGGCTCTTTATTTTTATCAATTATATTTTCGTTTTTTCTTGGATATTTAGCAGCTATAAAAGAAAAAGGATTTTTTGATAAAATGACAAGAGTATTATCAATTTTAACACTGAGTATACCCTCTTTTATAATTGCAATCTTTATTATCTATTATTTTGGTGTTAAAACACAATTAATAAAATTTTTTATTGGTGGAAAATTCTATGGCATATTGTTTTCAATAATAATACTAATTTTATATCAAGTTGGAAATTTAAGTAGAATTGTTAGAGATTTATTTGTTGAAATGAAAGAAGAAACTTTTGTTAAATTTTATCTAATTAGAGGTTTTAATATAAATTATATTCTATTAAGGCATTGTTATAAACCAGCACTTTATTCTTTATTTTCAGCAAGTATTTCAAAATTTTCATCTGTTGTGGGAGGAAGTGCTGTTGTAGAGTTCAGTTTTGCAATTCCCGGAATAAGTTATTTTTTGATAAGTAGTATAGTAAATAGGGATTATAATGTGATTCAAGCCTATATATTTTTAATTTGTATTTATATGTTTTTTGTTCATTTAATATTTGATTTTTTATTAAGTTTTTTAAGAGAGAAGGGAAATAAATGA
- a CDS encoding ABC transporter permease: MTKKLIFINIFLIIILLIFSSKLNADINLDSVFLDFSRENFFGTDDLGRDVFSLIIIGGFRTLEVVVIATSLSFFVGTFLGMIAGYFEGNIGVIIKSTVDLMMVIPTLIVALIITSIFGITPVTAGLSLGIFGVGNYMNQSEALTKVEKNKDYILASKLLGVPWYVVLFRRIFVNILPRLLVNLGNTASGVILQYSALTFIGLGSDYTKPDWGAMLYQYRIYLVRKPSLIIIPTLCILWVSLSFNLIFDKREN; encoded by the coding sequence ATGACTAAGAAACTGATATTTATTAATATATTTTTAATAATTATACTATTGATTTTTTCTTCAAAATTAAATGCAGATATTAATTTAGATTCAGTATTTTTAGACTTTTCAAGAGAAAATTTTTTTGGAACAGATGATTTAGGAAGAGATGTTTTTTCTCTAATAATTATTGGAGGTTTTAGAACATTAGAAGTTGTTGTAATTGCAACAAGTCTTTCTTTTTTTGTTGGAACTTTTCTAGGAATGATAGCAGGATATTTTGAAGGAAATATTGGAGTAATAATAAAGTCAACAGTTGATTTAATGATGGTTATTCCAACTTTGATAGTTGCACTAATAATAACTTCAATTTTTGGAATTACACCTGTTACTGCTGGACTTTCACTTGGAATATTTGGTGTAGGAAATTATATGAATCAATCAGAGGCTTTAACAAAGGTAGAAAAAAATAAGGACTATATATTAGCTTCTAAATTATTAGGAGTTCCTTGGTATGTTGTATTATTTAGAAGAATTTTTGTAAATATATTACCTAGATTACTTGTAAATTTAGGGAATACTGCAAGTGGTGTTATATTACAATATTCAGCTTTAACATTTATAGGATTAGGTTCCGATTATACAAAACCAGATTGGGGAGCAATGTTATACCAATATAGAATATATTTAGTGAGAAAACCATCTTTAATTATAATTCCAACATTATGTATTTTATGGGTGTCATTATCCTTTAATTTAATTTTTGATAAGAGGGAGAACTGA
- a CDS encoding ABC transporter ATP-binding protein gives MKNILEFKKFSVSLKNNNHKILNDIDIEIKEKEFLGIVGESGSGKTTLLNSIISFLDEKKFILEGSLTLFENIEIYKMTEKERKAICCKNISMILQDSINSLNPYEKIKNQLLETYIFHSKKKVTNDFAIGEIKKLLLDVGFEDIDRILNSYPNELSGGMRQRIAIVLVLCTDIKILLADEPTTSLDVVNQFKFIELLKKISKEKGLTLIYVSHDIKVLSKICERIIVLKDGNIVEENNTIQILKEPKNSYTKLLIKAATAD, from the coding sequence ATGAAAAATATTTTAGAGTTTAAAAAATTTTCTGTATCTTTAAAAAATAATAATCATAAGATATTGAATGACATAGATATAGAAATAAAGGAAAAAGAGTTTTTAGGTATAGTTGGAGAATCTGGGTCAGGAAAAACAACGCTTTTAAATTCTATCATTTCTTTTTTAGATGAAAAAAAATTTATATTAGAGGGAAGTTTGACTCTTTTTGAAAATATAGAAATTTATAAAATGACAGAAAAAGAGAGAAAAGCAATTTGTTGTAAAAATATTTCAATGATACTTCAAGATTCAATAAATTCTTTAAATCCTTATGAAAAAATAAAAAATCAACTTCTTGAAACTTATATTTTTCATTCTAAGAAAAAAGTAACAAATGATTTTGCTATTGGAGAAATAAAAAAGCTCCTTTTAGATGTAGGTTTTGAAGATATAGATAGAATTTTGAATAGTTATCCTAATGAATTATCAGGTGGAATGAGACAAAGAATAGCCATAGTATTGGTGTTATGTACAGATATAAAAATACTTTTAGCTGATGAGCCGACAACTTCATTAGATGTTGTAAATCAATTTAAGTTTATAGAACTATTAAAAAAAATTAGCAAGGAAAAAGGTTTAACATTAATTTATGTCAGTCACGATATTAAAGTATTATCAAAAATTTGTGAAAGAATAATAGTTTTAAAAGATGGAAATATTGTAGAAGAAAATAATACAATTCAAATTTTAAAAGAGCCTAAAAATAGTTATACAAAATTATTAATTAAAGCTGCAACTGCTGATTAG
- a CDS encoding ABC transporter ATP-binding protein, with protein MKEILSVKNLNKSFESGFELKDINFDIKEGEVVSLIGESGSGKTSISKIIVGLLKAEGQILFKGMNILENPKKINGKIQMIFQSPYSSLNPKYKIKDIILEGVIYQKILEKNENINTYLSEILNEVGLNKEILNKYPHELSGGQRQRVGIARAVAVKPDLIIADEILTALDALTQIQILELFQKLKENKKISYLFITHDINIVKKISDRLLIIKDGEIVESGEAKKIFLNPNNEYTKKLIEISGINLLINKTNEIG; from the coding sequence ATGAAAGAAATACTATCAGTAAAAAATTTAAATAAATCTTTTGAAAGTGGTTTTGAGTTAAAAGATATTAATTTTGATATAAAAGAAGGAGAAGTAGTTAGCCTTATTGGAGAGTCTGGAAGTGGAAAAACAAGTATATCCAAAATAATAGTGGGATTGTTAAAGGCAGAAGGGCAAATATTATTTAAAGGAATGAATATTTTAGAAAATCCTAAAAAGATAAATGGAAAAATACAAATGATTTTTCAAAGTCCATATAGTAGCTTAAATCCTAAATATAAAATAAAAGATATAATTTTAGAGGGAGTAATTTATCAAAAAATTTTAGAAAAAAATGAGAATATAAATACTTATTTAAGTGAGATACTTAATGAGGTGGGTCTAAATAAAGAGATATTAAATAAATATCCACACGAATTATCTGGAGGGCAAAGACAAAGAGTAGGAATAGCTAGAGCAGTGGCAGTTAAACCAGATTTAATAATAGCAGATGAAATTTTAACTGCACTAGATGCTTTGACACAAATTCAAATATTGGAACTTTTTCAAAAGTTAAAAGAAAATAAAAAGATATCATATTTATTTATAACTCACGATATAAATATTGTAAAAAAAATTTCTGATAGACTTTTAATAATAAAAGATGGTGAAATAGTTGAAAGCGGAGAGGCTAAAAAAATTTTTTTAAATCCAAATAATGAGTATACAAAAAAATTGATAGAAATATCTGGGATAAATTTGTTGATAAATAAAACTAATGAAATAGGATGA
- the rpsJ gene encoding 30S ribosomal protein S10, with translation MASNKLRIYLKAYDHTLLDESAKRIAESAKKSGAIVAGPMPLPTKIRKYTVLRSVHVNKDSREQFEMRVHRRMIELVNSTDKAISSLTSVHLPAGVGIEIKQV, from the coding sequence ATGGCTTCTAACAAATTAAGAATCTATTTAAAAGCATATGATCACACTTTATTAGATGAATCAGCAAAAAGAATAGCTGAATCTGCTAAAAAAAGTGGAGCAATAGTAGCAGGGCCTATGCCTTTACCTACTAAAATAAGAAAATATACTGTTTTAAGATCAGTGCATGTAAACAAAGATTCAAGAGAGCAATTTGAAATGAGAGTGCACAGAAGAATGATAGAATTAGTAAATTCTACCGATAAGGCTATTAGTTCGTTAACATCAGTTCACTTACCAGCTGGTGTAGGAATAGAAATTAAACAAGTTTAA
- the rplC gene encoding 50S ribosomal protein L3, which produces MSGILGKKIGMTQIFEDGKFVPVTVVEAGPNFVLQKKTEEKDGYVALQLGFDEKKEKNTTKPLMGIFNKAGVKPQRFVRELEVESVDGYELGQEIKVDVLTEVGYVDITGTSKGKGTSGVMKKHGFGGNRASHGVSRNHRLGGSIGMSSWPGKVLKGKRMAGQHGNATVTVQNLKVVKVDAEHNLLLIKGAVPGAKNSYLVIRPAVKKVIG; this is translated from the coding sequence ATGTCTGGAATTTTAGGAAAGAAAATTGGAATGACTCAAATTTTTGAAGATGGAAAATTCGTTCCAGTAACAGTTGTAGAAGCTGGTCCTAACTTTGTTCTTCAAAAGAAAACTGAAGAAAAAGATGGATATGTTGCTTTGCAATTAGGATTTGATGAAAAGAAAGAAAAAAACACTACTAAACCTTTAATGGGAATATTCAATAAAGCAGGGGTAAAACCTCAAAGATTCGTTAGAGAATTGGAAGTTGAATCAGTAGATGGATATGAATTAGGACAAGAAATCAAAGTTGATGTTCTAACAGAAGTTGGATATGTAGATATCACAGGAACTTCAAAAGGTAAAGGAACATCAGGTGTTATGAAAAAACACGGATTTGGTGGAAATAGAGCTTCACATGGGGTATCAAGAAACCACAGACTAGGTGGATCTATAGGTATGTCAAGCTGGCCTGGTAAAGTTCTAAAAGGTAAAAGAATGGCTGGGCAACATGGAAATGCAACAGTAACAGTTCAAAATTTAAAAGTAGTTAAAGTTGATGCAGAACACAACTTACTTTTAATAAAAGGAGCGGTTCCAGGAGCAAAAAATAGTTACTTAGTAATTAGACCAGCAGTGAAGAAAGTAATAGGATAG
- the rplD gene encoding 50S ribosomal protein L4 — protein sequence MAVLNIYNLAGEQTGTVEVNDAVFGIEPNKVVLHEVLTAELAAARQGTASTKTRAMVRGGGRKPFKQKGTGRARQGSIRAPHMVGGGVTFGPHPRSYEKKVNKKVRNLALRSALSAKVAAGNVLVLDYDGIETPKTKVIVNLVNKVDAKQKQLFVVGDLIKDYNLYLSARNLENAVILQPNEIGVYWLLKQEKVILTKEALATVEEVLG from the coding sequence ATGGCAGTTTTAAACATATATAACTTAGCAGGAGAACAAACTGGTACTGTTGAAGTTAATGATGCAGTGTTTGGGATTGAACCTAATAAAGTAGTTCTTCATGAAGTACTTACTGCTGAATTAGCAGCTGCTAGACAAGGTACAGCTTCTACTAAGACTAGAGCAATGGTTAGAGGTGGAGGAAGAAAACCTTTCAAACAAAAAGGTACTGGTAGAGCAAGACAAGGTTCAATAAGAGCACCTCATATGGTAGGTGGGGGAGTTACATTTGGTCCTCATCCAAGATCATATGAAAAGAAAGTCAATAAAAAAGTTAGAAATCTAGCACTAAGATCTGCTTTATCTGCAAAAGTTGCAGCTGGAAATGTTTTAGTACTAGACTATGATGGAATAGAAACACCTAAAACAAAAGTGATAGTAAATTTAGTAAATAAAGTTGATGCAAAACAAAAACAATTATTTGTAGTAGGAGATTTAATAAAAGATTACAATTTATACTTGTCAGCAAGAAATTTAGAAAACGCAGTAATTTTACAACCAAATGAAATTGGTGTTTACTGGCTTTTAAAACAAGAAAAGGTAATCCTTACTAAAGAAGCATTAGCTACTGTAGAGGAGGTACTAGGATAA
- the rplW gene encoding 50S ribosomal protein L23, with the protein MNVYDIIKKPVVTEKTELLRKEYNKYTFEVHPKANKIEIKKAIETIFNVKVEDVATINKKSITKRHGMRLYKTQAKKKAIVKLAKENSITYFKEN; encoded by the coding sequence ATGAATGTTTACGATATAATTAAAAAGCCTGTTGTAACAGAAAAGACAGAACTTTTAAGAAAAGAATACAATAAATATACTTTTGAAGTACATCCAAAAGCTAATAAAATTGAAATAAAGAAAGCTATTGAAACAATATTCAATGTAAAAGTTGAAGATGTAGCTACAATTAACAAGAAATCAATTACAAAAAGACATGGTATGAGACTTTATAAGACTCAAGCTAAGAAAAAAGCAATTGTTAAATTAGCTAAAGAAAATTCAATAACTTATTTTAAAGAAAATTAA
- the rplB gene encoding 50S ribosomal protein L2, giving the protein MAIRKMKPITNGTRHMSRLVNDELDKVRPEKSLTVPLKSAYGRDNYGHRTCRDRQKGHKRLYRIIDFKRNKLDVPARVATIEYDPNRSANIALLFYADGEKRYILAPKGLKKGDIVSAGSKADIKPGNALKLKDMPVGVQIHNIELQRGKGGQLVRSAGTAARLVAKEGTYCHIELPSGELRLVHGECMATVGEVGNSEHNLVNIGKAGRARHMGKRPHVRGAVMNPVDHPHGGGEGKNSVGRKSPLTPWGKPALGIKTRGRKTSDKFIVRRRNEK; this is encoded by the coding sequence ATGGCTATTAGAAAAATGAAACCAATTACTAATGGTACTAGACATATGTCTAGATTAGTAAATGATGAATTAGATAAAGTAAGACCTGAAAAATCTTTAACTGTACCTCTAAAATCAGCGTATGGTAGAGATAATTATGGTCATAGAACTTGTAGAGACAGACAAAAAGGACATAAGAGATTATACAGAATTATAGATTTTAAAAGAAATAAATTAGATGTTCCTGCAAGAGTAGCAACAATAGAATATGATCCTAACAGATCAGCAAATATTGCTTTATTATTCTATGCTGATGGAGAAAAAAGATATATATTAGCACCTAAAGGGCTTAAGAAAGGTGATATAGTTTCTGCTGGAAGTAAAGCTGATATCAAACCTGGGAATGCACTTAAATTAAAAGATATGCCAGTTGGAGTTCAAATTCACAATATAGAACTTCAAAGAGGAAAAGGTGGTCAATTAGTAAGATCTGCTGGAACTGCTGCAAGACTTGTAGCTAAAGAAGGAACTTATTGCCACATTGAATTACCTTCAGGAGAATTAAGACTAGTACATGGTGAATGTATGGCAACTGTTGGTGAAGTTGGGAACTCTGAACATAACTTAGTGAATATAGGTAAAGCTGGAAGAGCTAGACATATGGGAAAAAGACCTCATGTAAGAGGAGCTGTAATGAACCCAGTAGATCACCCACATGGTGGAGGAGAAGGAAAGAACTCAGTTGGAAGAAAATCACCTTTAACACCTTGGGGAAAACCAGCACTTGGTATTAAAACAAGAGGAAGAAAGACTTCTGACAAATTTATCGTAAGAAGAAGAAACGAAAAATAA
- the rpsS gene encoding 30S ribosomal protein S19, with protein sequence MARSLKKGPFCDHHLMAKVEEAVASNNNKAVIKTWSRRSTIFPNFIGLTFGVYNGKKHIPVHVTEQMVGHKLGEFAPTRTYHGHGVDKKKK encoded by the coding sequence ATGGCAAGATCATTAAAAAAGGGACCTTTTTGTGACCATCACTTAATGGCAAAAGTTGAAGAAGCAGTTGCTTCTAATAATAATAAAGCTGTTATAAAAACTTGGTCAAGAAGATCTACAATATTTCCAAATTTTATAGGATTAACTTTTGGAGTATATAATGGAAAAAAACATATACCAGTTCATGTTACAGAACAAATGGTAGGACATAAATTAGGAGAATTTGCACCAACTAGAACATATCATGGACATGGTGTAGATAAGAAGAAAAAATAA
- the rplV gene encoding 50S ribosomal protein L22: MEAKAITRFVRLSPRKARLVADLVRGKSALDAIDILEFTNKKAARIIKKTLMSAVANATNNFKMDEEKLVVSTIMINQGPVLKRVMPRAMGRADIIRKPTAHITVAVSDEQ, translated from the coding sequence GTGGAAGCTAAAGCAATAACTAGATTCGTAAGACTATCTCCTAGAAAAGCTAGATTAGTAGCTGACTTAGTGAGAGGTAAATCAGCACTAGATGCAATAGATATTCTAGAATTTACAAATAAAAAAGCTGCTAGAATTATAAAGAAAACTTTGATGTCAGCAGTAGCAAATGCAACAAATAACTTCAAAATGGATGAAGAAAAATTAGTAGTATCAACTATAATGATAAATCAAGGACCAGTTTTAAAAAGAGTTATGCCAAGAGCAATGGGAAGAGCAGATATAATTAGAAAACCAACAGCTCATATTACAGTGGCAGTATCTGATGAACAATAA
- the rpsC gene encoding 30S ribosomal protein S3, whose translation MGQKVDPRGLRLGITRAWDSNWYADKKEYVKYFHEDVQIKEFIKKNYFHTGISKVRIERTSPSQVVVHIHTGKAGLIIGRKGAEIDALRAKLEKLTGKKVTVKVQEIKDLNGDAVLVAESIAAQIEKRIAYKKAMTQAISRSMKSPEVKGIKVMISGRLNGAEIARSEWAVEGKVPLHTLRADIDYAVATAHTTYGALGIKVWIFHGEVLPSKKEGGEA comes from the coding sequence GTGGGACAAAAAGTAGACCCTAGAGGACTAAGACTTGGAATTACAAGAGCTTGGGATTCTAATTGGTATGCAGATAAAAAAGAGTATGTAAAATACTTCCATGAAGATGTGCAAATAAAAGAATTTATAAAGAAAAACTACTTCCATACAGGAATTTCGAAGGTAAGAATTGAAAGAACATCTCCTTCACAAGTAGTTGTACATATACATACTGGAAAAGCAGGATTAATAATTGGAAGAAAAGGTGCTGAAATAGATGCACTAAGAGCAAAACTTGAAAAATTAACAGGTAAAAAAGTAACTGTTAAAGTACAAGAAATAAAAGATTTAAATGGAGATGCTGTATTGGTTGCAGAATCAATAGCTGCTCAAATAGAAAAGAGAATTGCCTATAAAAAAGCTATGACTCAAGCTATTTCAAGATCAATGAAATCTCCAGAAGTTAAAGGAATAAAAGTAATGATTTCAGGAAGATTAAATGGTGCTGAAATTGCTAGATCTGAGTGGGCAGTTGAAGGAAAAGTTCCTTTACATACATTAAGAGCAGATATAGATTATGCAGTAGCGACAGCTCATACAACTTATGGGGCATTAGGAATAAAAGTATGGATATTCCATGGTGAAGTTCTTCCTAGTAAGAAAGAAGGAGGGGAAGCTTAA
- the rplP gene encoding 50S ribosomal protein L16, protein MLMPKRTKHRKMFRGRMKGAAHKGNFVAFGEYGLQALEPSWITNRQIESCRVAINRTFKREGKTYIRIFPDKPITARPAGVRMGKGKGNVEGWVSVVRPGRILFEVSGVSAETAAEALRKAAMKLPIRCKVVKREEKENGGEN, encoded by the coding sequence ATGTTGATGCCAAAAAGAACAAAACACAGAAAAATGTTCAGAGGTAGAATGAAAGGTGCAGCTCATAAAGGTAACTTCGTTGCTTTTGGAGAATATGGATTACAAGCACTTGAACCATCTTGGATAACAAACAGACAAATAGAATCTTGTCGGGTTGCTATAAACAGAACATTTAAAAGAGAAGGGAAAACATATATAAGAATATTCCCTGATAAACCAATTACAGCAAGACCTGCTGGAGTGAGAATGGGTAAAGGTAAAGGAAATGTTGAAGGTTGGGTATCAGTAGTAAGACCTGGAAGAATATTATTTGAAGTTTCAGGAGTGTCTGCTGAAACAGCGGCAGAAGCATTAAGAAAAGCTGCTATGAAATTACCAATCAGATGTAAAGTTGTTAAAAGAGAAGAAAAAGAAAATGGTGGTGAAAACTAA
- the rpmC gene encoding 50S ribosomal protein L29: protein MRAREIREMASEDLVVKCKELKEELFNLKFQLSLGQLTNTAKIREVRREIARINTILNER from the coding sequence ATGAGAGCTAGAGAAATAAGAGAAATGGCTAGTGAAGACCTAGTTGTTAAGTGTAAAGAGCTAAAAGAAGAATTATTCAACTTAAAGTTCCAACTTTCATTAGGTCAACTAACTAATACAGCAAAAATAAGAGAAGTTAGAAGAGAAATTGCAAGAATCAACACTATCTTAAATGAAAGATAA
- the rpsQ gene encoding 30S ribosomal protein S17, whose protein sequence is MRNERKVREGIVVSDKMQKTIVVAIETMILHPIYKKRVKRTTKFKAHDEENVAQVGDKVRIMETRRLSKDKNWRLVEIIEKAK, encoded by the coding sequence TTGAGAAACGAAAGAAAAGTGAGAGAAGGAATAGTTGTTTCTGATAAGATGCAAAAAACAATAGTTGTTGCTATTGAAACAATGATACTTCATCCTATATATAAGAAAAGAGTAAAAAGAACTACTAAATTTAAAGCTCATGATGAAGAAAATGTAGCTCAAGTAGGAGATAAAGTAAGAATAATGGAAACTAGACGTTTATCTAAGGATAAAAATTGGAGACTAGTAGAAATCATAGAAAAGGCAAAATAA
- the rplN gene encoding 50S ribosomal protein L14 yields MVQQQTILNVADNSGAKKLMVIRVLGGSKKRFGKIGDIVVASVKEAIPGGNVKKGDVVKAVIVRTRKETRRDDGSYIKFDDNAGVVINNANEPRATRIFGPVARELRARNFMKILSLAIEVI; encoded by the coding sequence ATGGTACAACAACAAACTATCCTTAATGTTGCTGATAACTCAGGGGCTAAAAAACTTATGGTAATAAGAGTTTTAGGTGGATCTAAAAAGAGATTTGGAAAAATTGGTGACATTGTTGTGGCATCAGTTAAAGAAGCTATCCCTGGTGGTAACGTTAAAAAGGGAGATGTAGTAAAGGCTGTTATAGTAAGAACAAGAAAAGAAACTAGAAGAGATGATGGTTCATACATAAAATTTGATGATAATGCTGGAGTTGTAATTAATAATGCTAATGAACCAAGAGCAACAAGAATATTTGGACCAGTTGCAAGAGAATTAAGAGCAAGAAATTTTATGAAAATCTTATCTCTAGCAATAGAAGTTATATAA
- the rplX gene encoding 50S ribosomal protein L24, with amino-acid sequence MAKPKIKFVPDSLHVKTGDIVYVISGKDKKKTGKVLKVFPKKGKIIVEGINIVTKHLKPSQVNPQGGVVQKEAAIFSSKVMLFDEKTKSPTRVGYEVRDGKKVRISKKSGEII; translated from the coding sequence ATGGCTAAACCTAAAATTAAATTTGTTCCTGATTCATTACATGTAAAAACTGGAGATATAGTTTATGTTATATCAGGAAAAGATAAAAAGAAGACAGGTAAAGTTCTAAAAGTTTTCCCTAAAAAAGGAAAAATAATAGTAGAAGGAATAAATATAGTAACAAAACATTTAAAGCCATCTCAAGTAAACCCACAAGGTGGAGTTGTACAAAAAGAAGCTGCAATATTCTCATCAAAAGTTATGCTATTTGATGAAAAGACTAAATCTCCAACAAGAGTTGGTTATGAAGTGAGAGATGGAAAAAAAGTAAGAATTTCAAAAAAATCTGGAGAAATAATATAA